A part of Paenibacillus sp. IHBB 10380 genomic DNA contains:
- a CDS encoding ABC transporter ATP-binding protein: MSGAMKEEVVTNPAIPATSSTLKRLIRLGKPYLGRYIILCLLAAVVSLATVALAESLRRIINAATNQDMPLLVSSLIFGAVVVIVDACANFLRTYLSGLLEFKSTATLQASMLSKLLKVHMKDLDRYHSADLISRINDSAVVAQQGINQKTIELLTNLMQLTFLLTYLLSLQYVLTLGTLIICSLVPLVMIPFTSRLRSMHEQRQQVESAQQVFIQDTVQGAEVVRAFSLAPKLRDQFAQRVKQYFKIHLPISRIEAVGYNMPLAVILGGLLYVLSYGGYLVIDGQLDVGAIAAFLYCFEQITNPVSRLANLWTEMQASLAQGKRVFEVLDLKEEGIDYESDLYNDHKEMSVATNHVVSGLHSITFERVGFRYGDDQVLTDVSLTIEPGKVTAFAGPSGSGKSTLLNLLLAVYEPLEGSISCGDIPLSGIHPRVWRNNIAYVSQESYLFSGTLYENIAWGKPDAIYDDIIQAAQSAGIHEFIMTTPLQYETVIGERGLTLSGGERQRLSIARAFVRQPKLLLLDEPTAALDSHNEEIIQQALKELMYGRTTVVIAHRLSTIRDADRIYYMEAGSVVEAGTHHELMASEGKYRTMVETSFKKKNVSVEDMEVEA, translated from the coding sequence TTGAGCGGAGCAATGAAAGAAGAGGTTGTAACTAACCCAGCCATACCAGCTACTTCTAGCACGTTGAAACGATTAATCAGGCTAGGTAAACCTTACTTGGGTCGGTATATTATATTGTGTCTCCTGGCCGCGGTCGTCTCGCTTGCGACTGTGGCCTTGGCCGAGTCTTTACGTCGTATCATCAATGCCGCTACAAATCAGGATATGCCATTATTGGTGTCAAGTCTCATATTTGGTGCCGTGGTCGTTATCGTGGATGCTTGCGCAAACTTCCTCAGAACTTATTTATCAGGGTTACTTGAATTTAAGTCGACTGCTACACTCCAAGCCTCTATGCTCTCTAAGTTATTAAAAGTACATATGAAGGATCTAGACCGTTATCATTCTGCCGATCTTATAAGTCGTATTAATGATTCTGCTGTTGTTGCCCAACAAGGTATCAATCAAAAAACAATCGAGTTGCTGACCAATCTGATGCAACTCACCTTCCTCCTTACGTACCTATTGTCCCTCCAATATGTATTAACCTTGGGGACTCTGATCATTTGCTCCTTAGTACCTCTAGTCATGATACCTTTCACTTCTCGTCTGCGCTCCATGCATGAGCAAAGACAACAAGTAGAATCAGCACAACAAGTTTTCATTCAAGACACCGTACAAGGTGCTGAGGTCGTGCGAGCCTTCTCACTTGCTCCCAAGCTTCGTGATCAATTTGCACAACGAGTGAAGCAATATTTTAAAATTCATTTACCTATCTCTCGCATAGAAGCGGTGGGGTATAACATGCCCCTAGCCGTTATACTTGGTGGTTTGCTGTACGTACTCTCCTATGGTGGTTACCTCGTCATTGATGGTCAACTTGATGTAGGAGCTATCGCAGCATTCCTCTACTGTTTCGAGCAAATCACGAACCCCGTATCTCGCCTTGCCAACCTATGGACTGAAATGCAAGCTTCCTTGGCACAAGGTAAACGTGTGTTTGAAGTCCTCGATCTGAAAGAAGAGGGAATAGACTATGAATCTGATCTTTATAACGATCACAAAGAGATGTCTGTAGCCACCAATCACGTTGTTAGTGGTTTACACTCTATCACATTCGAGCGAGTCGGATTCCGCTATGGTGATGATCAAGTGTTGACTGACGTCTCACTTACGATCGAACCTGGGAAGGTGACGGCATTTGCAGGACCTAGTGGTAGTGGCAAAAGCACCCTCCTTAATTTACTTCTTGCCGTTTATGAACCCCTTGAAGGTAGCATAAGCTGCGGCGATATACCGTTAAGCGGCATCCATCCTCGTGTCTGGCGTAATAACATCGCTTACGTTTCTCAAGAATCGTATCTTTTCTCCGGTACGCTATATGAGAATATCGCATGGGGAAAACCAGATGCCATATATGATGACATTATTCAAGCCGCACAAAGCGCAGGTATTCACGAATTCATCATGACAACTCCTTTACAATACGAGACTGTCATCGGTGAACGAGGACTTACATTGTCCGGAGGAGAACGGCAACGCTTATCCATTGCTAGAGCATTTGTACGGCAGCCGAAGCTGTTGCTTCTCGATGAACCCACAGCAGCACTTGACAGCCATAATGAAGAGATTATCCAACAAGCACTCAAAGAACTCATGTATGGTCGAACTACCGTAGTTATCGCCCACAGATTATCCACCATTCGAGATGCAGATCGAATTTATTATATGGAAGCGGGGTCTGTTGTTGAAGCAGGCACACACCACGAGTTGATGGCTTCAGAAGGTAAGTATAGAACCATGGTTGAGACAAGTTTCAAGAAAAAGAATGTCTCTGTTGAGGATATGGAGGTCGAAGCATGA
- a CDS encoding winged helix-turn-helix domain-containing protein, which produces MKDLLNKNIRFAYNEAIEMIVSMGMIACEGQMLALAEDYKLEMDPLALSFHEETQARLSPHTLRELQFFFQYHFLHKGLDFAFYESIGSSVEPQSAEEWITSLEQTPAEKVVAQMVFGVYYDKMDELLQDMDWEDVKKDLRLLSEIVKKTKPQPEVVEAHEPLLECLAHPEETKLRYMQLIRQFYHDAFVLWRDQFRKESEQASLVYKELFHTNPERFIRGINKIDPAIYDIPTTFHISFISQIGNHHLTFNTGTSWIGWVIFGIHNDRVFGPAADREKTELFLKAFSDKRRLDFLMLLRKRPHYGKEIATKLGITPAAVNYHANFLFFLNLIELKREDHRLYYHLDVDKLRELLALTTRVMLDEDY; this is translated from the coding sequence ATGAAGGACTTATTAAATAAAAATATCCGTTTTGCCTACAACGAGGCTATAGAAATGATTGTTTCCATGGGGATGATCGCTTGTGAAGGGCAAATGCTCGCACTAGCAGAGGATTACAAACTTGAGATGGACCCACTTGCTTTGTCCTTTCATGAAGAGACACAGGCACGATTGTCACCTCATACGCTTCGGGAGCTTCAGTTTTTTTTCCAATATCACTTTTTACATAAAGGACTTGATTTCGCTTTCTATGAATCGATCGGTTCCTCGGTGGAACCGCAGTCTGCAGAAGAATGGATTACGAGTCTAGAGCAGACTCCTGCAGAAAAGGTAGTAGCACAAATGGTGTTCGGTGTGTATTACGATAAAATGGATGAGCTTCTACAAGACATGGATTGGGAGGACGTCAAAAAGGACCTGCGTTTGCTGTCTGAGATCGTAAAAAAAACGAAACCTCAACCGGAGGTTGTGGAAGCACATGAACCACTACTCGAATGTCTTGCCCATCCAGAAGAGACGAAATTACGGTATATGCAACTCATTCGCCAGTTCTACCATGATGCCTTTGTTCTCTGGAGAGATCAATTTAGGAAAGAGTCTGAACAAGCTTCACTAGTCTACAAAGAACTTTTTCATACCAATCCCGAGCGATTCATTCGTGGTATCAACAAAATCGATCCAGCTATCTATGACATACCCACAACCTTCCATATCAGTTTCATTTCACAAATAGGTAACCACCACCTAACCTTTAATACCGGAACCTCTTGGATTGGATGGGTTATTTTCGGTATACATAACGATCGCGTATTCGGCCCTGCTGCCGATCGAGAGAAGACAGAACTGTTCTTAAAGGCATTCTCAGATAAAAGACGCTTAGACTTCTTAATGCTTCTACGAAAACGTCCTCACTATGGAAAGGAAATAGCAACAAAACTCGGCATAACGCCAGCCGCAGTCAATTATCATGCCAACTTCTTATTCTTCTTAAATCTAATTGAACTGAAAAGGGAAGACCATCGACTGTATTACCATCTGGATGTGGATAAACTGCGGGAATTGCTAGCTTTAACAACTAGAGTCATGCTGGACGAAGATTACTAA
- a CDS encoding pullulanase, whose product MKSAYRRKKMLSIFMTLVLIISSIGLYPLQVGASDNDPTYSVDKKQLSLAKDTEVTFKYNAIDNSVIADYVQPVDNVNAVPAGHLRIHYNRTDGNYVDVGLWLWGDVAKESGGWPSGATPFPVGQVDSYGAFVDVQLKDAAQKVGAIVVNRKDGTKDGGDKQMKMTTPESNEVWIKEGSDQVTTYEPINIPANTVRVHYQRTDNNYSSYGIWNWEDVATPTDDWPSGATPFPADQVDKYGAYVDIPLKENAKKMSFFVVNRTLGDADKEVNRNFNLLDKYNQLWIKQGDNNVYVSPFGEVSTSLLSAEILTESKIVLGFTMTEGLEAEALKSELTITDKNGDAVTINSVKITSPTAIEVTTTPFLVENAPLSVTYSGRSVSALTGWRMIDEMYNYEGDDLGATYKAGNVTFKLWAPKASSVIAKVYDKVDSTKLIGSVNLTKEDKGVWSAVVAPGELEGASVTDLKGYFYQYEVTNNGETKQVLDPYAKSMAAFTVDTKGDVGSDGDDVGKAAIVDLSGTNPTGFDFANINGYEKREDAIIWEIHVRDFTSDPSIKDDLNNATWGSYDAFKSKLGYIKSLGVTHVQLLPVMAWYFGDETKMNERELEYSAQDNEYNWGYDPHNYFTPDGAYSENPADPELRIKELKAMIDAIHDAGMGVVLDVVYTHMAKTGLLNDIVPNYYAFQDANGNFIGGFGNNLATNHKMAEKLMVDSVKYWFDEYKIDGMRWDMMGDATYDSVQKAYDAAAIINPNALFIGEGWRTFGGAAADPSLAGKGADQDWMDKTDSVGVFSDEIRNELKSGFGNEGEPRFITGGARDINVILNNIKAQPSNTADDDPGDMVQYIEAHDNLPLYDIIAQSIKKDPSIAANDLEIHKRIRLGNLLMLTSQGTAFLHAGQEYGRTKQWKAAGKPEQKYHESADETGDVFGYFVHDSYDSSDAINKFDWEKATNEMQYPVNNTTREYTAGLIALRKSTDAFRLGDKSLVDSNITLISAPEVQSSDLIIGYKNKATDGTGHYYVFVNADSTERTMTFDEDLTTGKVLVDNDEAGLNEVSAKSGFVLTADSIILDPLTAVIIKQNTAAAIVRSLEPDKTNYALEVGKSHQTALNAKYDDGSQRTVTNQATYVSSDMQVATVTAKGLVKAVAKGTATIKVTYGGKTTNITVTVTTEPVNDKRYVQFNYIRPDKDYKDWNLWVWNTGVKNDQIDFEKVENGVASVMMIEIGPQATGVGFVLRKGTDWNTAKQDFPDDRLISVTPGDTFTKVKVTSMVKELDILPSIRGPVLKDGNMTFMYRDDVLFQSGQMPTITGVKVKVNGMEQLMIYDPAKEWFSYTLTNVKSGTYEYTFLVTKDGNTTEVTDPHNTINGKSVVEYFIPVVTIKSNVNPSSITSNENAVLTLNVSSDQSTTYKEAYMNLTALGGPSKVKIDTDLMEQTLAVKDSIATGLKNIPVVISEVLSTS is encoded by the coding sequence GTGAAGTCTGCTTATAGAAGGAAGAAAATGTTATCGATCTTTATGACTCTTGTTCTTATTATTTCGAGTATCGGGTTATATCCCTTACAAGTAGGTGCATCTGACAATGATCCAACGTATTCAGTGGACAAAAAACAATTAAGTCTTGCTAAAGATACGGAAGTCACATTTAAGTACAATGCCATTGACAATAGTGTGATTGCTGACTATGTTCAGCCCGTAGATAATGTTAATGCTGTGCCAGCGGGGCACCTTCGAATCCATTACAACAGAACTGACGGAAACTATGTTGATGTTGGATTATGGTTGTGGGGAGATGTTGCAAAAGAATCAGGGGGGTGGCCATCAGGAGCAACTCCTTTCCCGGTTGGACAGGTAGACAGTTATGGCGCTTTTGTGGATGTTCAGCTCAAAGACGCAGCGCAGAAGGTCGGCGCCATTGTTGTAAATCGTAAAGACGGGACCAAAGATGGTGGAGACAAGCAAATGAAGATGACGACGCCTGAGAGTAATGAAGTGTGGATCAAAGAAGGTTCAGATCAAGTAACTACGTATGAACCAATTAATATTCCGGCAAACACGGTTCGTGTACATTATCAAAGAACGGATAATAACTATAGCTCCTATGGGATTTGGAACTGGGAGGATGTAGCAACACCTACGGACGATTGGCCATCAGGTGCGACCCCTTTCCCGGCTGACCAAGTAGATAAATATGGGGCCTATGTTGATATCCCCCTCAAAGAAAATGCGAAGAAAATGAGCTTCTTTGTTGTGAATCGCACCTTAGGTGATGCAGATAAAGAGGTTAACAGAAATTTTAATCTTTTAGATAAATACAATCAGTTGTGGATTAAACAAGGAGACAATAACGTATACGTTTCTCCTTTCGGGGAAGTGTCTACCAGTCTTTTGTCCGCAGAAATATTAACAGAAAGTAAAATTGTTTTAGGTTTTACGATGACCGAAGGTCTGGAAGCAGAAGCATTAAAAAGTGAGCTAACCATTACAGACAAAAACGGTGATGCCGTAACGATCAATAGTGTTAAAATAACCAGTCCAACAGCGATTGAAGTGACTACAACACCGTTTCTAGTGGAGAATGCCCCGTTAAGTGTCACCTATTCGGGAAGGAGCGTATCCGCTCTCACAGGCTGGAGAATGATCGACGAAATGTACAACTACGAGGGTGATGACCTCGGAGCAACTTATAAGGCCGGGAATGTAACGTTCAAACTTTGGGCACCTAAGGCAAGCTCTGTTATTGCGAAGGTATATGACAAAGTCGATTCTACGAAGCTCATTGGCAGCGTTAACTTAACAAAAGAAGACAAGGGTGTATGGTCTGCTGTGGTTGCCCCGGGGGAGCTGGAAGGTGCCAGTGTTACAGACCTTAAAGGTTATTTCTATCAGTATGAAGTAACGAATAACGGTGAAACCAAACAAGTGCTTGATCCTTACGCCAAATCGATGGCTGCATTTACAGTCGATACTAAAGGTGACGTTGGCTCTGATGGAGACGATGTAGGAAAAGCAGCTATCGTGGACTTGAGCGGAACGAATCCCACGGGTTTTGACTTTGCTAATATTAACGGATATGAAAAAAGAGAAGATGCAATCATATGGGAGATCCATGTTAGAGATTTCACATCGGATCCATCTATTAAAGACGACTTGAACAATGCAACATGGGGATCCTATGATGCCTTCAAAAGTAAGCTGGGCTATATCAAATCTCTTGGTGTTACTCATGTTCAATTGCTTCCTGTAATGGCCTGGTATTTTGGGGATGAAACGAAAATGAACGAAAGAGAACTTGAATATTCAGCTCAAGACAATGAATACAACTGGGGATACGACCCACATAACTATTTCACGCCGGATGGTGCTTACTCTGAAAATCCAGCAGATCCGGAGCTCAGAATCAAAGAATTAAAGGCTATGATTGATGCCATTCATGATGCCGGCATGGGGGTAGTCTTGGATGTTGTATATACACATATGGCTAAAACAGGTTTATTGAATGATATCGTTCCTAACTACTATGCATTTCAAGATGCAAATGGGAATTTCATAGGAGGTTTTGGAAACAATCTAGCTACAAACCATAAGATGGCTGAGAAATTAATGGTAGACTCCGTTAAATACTGGTTTGACGAATACAAAATTGATGGAATGCGCTGGGACATGATGGGAGATGCAACCTATGATTCTGTTCAGAAGGCTTATGATGCAGCAGCTATAATCAATCCTAACGCTTTATTCATAGGTGAAGGTTGGAGAACCTTTGGTGGAGCCGCGGCTGATCCTTCGTTAGCAGGTAAAGGGGCAGATCAGGACTGGATGGATAAAACAGACAGTGTGGGCGTGTTCTCCGATGAGATAAGAAATGAATTAAAATCCGGATTTGGTAATGAAGGAGAGCCGAGATTTATTACGGGTGGCGCGCGCGACATCAACGTGATCCTCAATAATATCAAAGCGCAGCCAAGCAATACGGCTGATGATGACCCGGGTGACATGGTCCAGTATATCGAAGCCCATGACAACCTGCCGTTATATGATATTATTGCTCAGTCGATTAAGAAAGATCCTTCCATAGCAGCAAATGATCTGGAGATCCATAAGCGGATACGACTTGGAAATCTGTTAATGCTGACTTCCCAAGGGACCGCCTTTCTCCATGCAGGACAGGAATATGGCCGAACCAAGCAGTGGAAAGCAGCAGGAAAGCCGGAACAGAAATATCATGAATCAGCAGATGAGACAGGTGATGTGTTTGGATATTTCGTACATGACTCCTATGACTCTTCCGATGCAATTAACAAGTTTGATTGGGAGAAAGCAACGAACGAAATGCAATATCCTGTAAACAATACAACCAGAGAATATACAGCAGGGTTGATAGCATTAAGAAAATCGACGGATGCGTTTAGACTAGGTGATAAGTCGCTAGTAGACTCTAATATCACTTTGATCTCAGCGCCAGAGGTTCAATCGAGCGATCTCATTATCGGTTACAAGAACAAAGCAACAGATGGAACCGGTCATTATTATGTATTTGTGAATGCTGACAGCACGGAGAGAACCATGACGTTTGATGAAGATTTAACAACAGGTAAGGTTCTAGTAGATAACGATGAAGCAGGGCTCAATGAGGTTTCTGCGAAATCTGGATTTGTACTTACGGCGGATTCTATTATTCTTGACCCTTTAACTGCAGTTATTATTAAACAAAATACTGCAGCAGCAATTGTTAGATCGTTAGAACCCGACAAAACCAACTACGCTCTAGAAGTAGGTAAAAGTCATCAAACAGCCTTAAATGCGAAATACGATGATGGCAGCCAGAGAACGGTAACGAATCAAGCTACGTACGTTTCAAGTGACATGCAAGTGGCTACCGTGACGGCAAAAGGCTTAGTAAAGGCAGTCGCTAAAGGTACTGCAACGATTAAAGTCACTTATGGCGGCAAGACAACAAATATAACGGTTACCGTTACGACGGAACCAGTTAACGACAAGCGTTACGTCCAATTCAATTACATCCGCCCAGATAAGGATTACAAAGATTGGAATCTTTGGGTATGGAACACGGGTGTGAAGAATGACCAGATTGATTTTGAAAAGGTAGAGAACGGTGTGGCGTCTGTGATGATGATTGAAATTGGACCTCAAGCGACGGGCGTCGGATTTGTTCTTCGTAAAGGTACAGATTGGAACACTGCTAAACAGGATTTTCCGGATGATCGCCTCATTTCGGTGACACCTGGAGATACGTTTACCAAAGTTAAAGTGACGAGTATGGTTAAAGAACTTGATATTTTACCAAGCATTAGGGGACCTGTTCTGAAGGATGGTAACATGACGTTTATGTACAGAGACGATGTTCTTTTCCAAAGCGGTCAAATGCCTACAATCACAGGTGTGAAAGTTAAAGTCAACGGGATGGAACAACTGATGATTTACGATCCAGCTAAGGAATGGTTCAGTTATACGTTGACTAACGTGAAGAGTGGAACTTATGAGTACACTTTCTTGGTGACGAAGGATGGAAACACGACCGAAGTGACGGATCCACACAATACAATCAACGGAAAATCGGTTGTCGAATACTTCATACCTGTGGTGACGATCAAATCGAACGTTAATCCCTCGTCGATCACATCTAACGAAAATGCGGTACTGACACTGAATGTTTCATCAGATCAATCGACGACTTACAAGGAAGCTTATATGAATCTTACGGCATTGGGCGGACCTTCGAAAGTGAAGATCGACACGGATCTTATGGAACAGACTCTTGCAGTGAAGGATTCGATTGCTACTGGATTGAAGAACATTCCAGTGGTGATTTCAGAGGTCTTATCGACAAGTTAG
- a CDS encoding alpha-amylase family glycosyl hydrolase: protein MQQLGINTLWITPIVDNIDFNKGLDFNSKQYGYHGYWAKDFTKIDEHLGDLETFKELIDKAHDKGIKIMVDVVLNHTGYGLKPGDTSPDITQEDKDRFANMLRTDGISADEDPIKGELAQLPDFITEDVDVREQLMDWQAGWLERATTNRGDTIDYFRVDTVKHVEDTTWKAFKNRLTAIDPDFKMIGEYYGATVDSEGGMLQSGQMDSLLDFSFNENARDFVNGNIASVEAYLADREAKMDNTRTMGQFLSSHDENGFLSDYVAGDKGKLKIAAALQITSKGQPVIYYGEELGRSGKNAGDMSKGEFSENRADMPWDQLETEKPLHDHYQKLLNIRAKYSKVFSKGIRTSLAASNEEGYLAFNKNYENKDIVTVINTTIAAKNITMSVPFVAGSQLKDEYSGAVYNVTNNQKVSFSLPGMNEGGTVILAVTPPVDEGNGNGNGTGGSSVTDSGNSNHAIQKIVNEESLKSGREIISINLGEKENGVLLPLRTAELVGSKSIEINKGDFTIVFPSSLLKAIQQSIPAGQTEGALISFKMDEVQQSIAESLLGKSDSSTTKLKLASKMFNFSLSVQTKDGKEVKIDRFLTPITLVFNVDPAADKMLLGVYFVGDDGKLEYVDGYWDNGKLKADVYRFSKYAVLEYNKSFTDLEGHWAQAAVKELAAKHVVEGTTDSTFSPEQRLTRAQFATMLVRALNLKDASTGTVSFKDVDRSAWYASAVSAAHHNGLVNGKNKFTFAPQETITREEMAAMIVRAYKLRNAASAVPMGSRPVFIDEQQISSWAVEEIQAVRSLGLMNGQSKNRFVPKADANRAESAQAIVNLCNKM, encoded by the coding sequence ATGCAGCAGTTGGGCATAAATACATTGTGGATTACACCGATTGTTGACAACATCGATTTCAACAAAGGTCTTGATTTCAACAGTAAACAGTATGGTTATCATGGTTATTGGGCCAAGGATTTCACGAAGATCGATGAGCATCTTGGCGATCTAGAAACGTTCAAAGAGTTAATCGATAAGGCCCATGATAAAGGCATTAAAATTATGGTAGACGTTGTTTTAAATCACACGGGATATGGTCTTAAACCAGGGGACACTAGCCCTGACATCACGCAGGAAGACAAGGACCGTTTCGCCAATATGCTGAGAACAGACGGGATCTCCGCAGATGAAGATCCGATAAAGGGGGAATTAGCCCAACTTCCTGATTTCATCACAGAGGATGTTGACGTTCGAGAACAACTGATGGATTGGCAGGCGGGTTGGCTGGAACGTGCTACAACAAATCGCGGGGATACGATTGATTATTTCCGTGTAGACACCGTAAAACATGTTGAAGACACGACATGGAAAGCATTCAAGAATAGATTGACTGCCATTGACCCGGATTTCAAAATGATCGGCGAATACTATGGTGCAACTGTAGATAGTGAAGGAGGTATGCTCCAAAGCGGTCAAATGGATAGTCTTCTTGACTTCAGTTTCAATGAGAATGCAAGAGATTTCGTGAATGGAAATATTGCATCAGTTGAAGCTTATCTGGCTGACCGTGAAGCGAAGATGGATAACACAAGAACGATGGGACAGTTCCTGAGCAGCCATGATGAGAATGGGTTCCTGTCCGATTACGTAGCAGGAGATAAAGGGAAACTAAAAATCGCAGCAGCGCTACAAATAACTTCCAAAGGACAGCCAGTCATTTACTACGGAGAAGAATTAGGGCGTTCTGGAAAAAATGCAGGCGACATGAGTAAGGGAGAATTCAGCGAAAACCGTGCGGATATGCCGTGGGATCAGTTAGAAACGGAAAAGCCACTGCATGATCATTATCAGAAGTTGCTGAATATCCGAGCTAAGTATTCCAAAGTGTTCTCTAAAGGAATACGGACATCACTTGCTGCATCGAATGAAGAAGGATATCTGGCATTCAACAAAAATTATGAAAATAAGGATATCGTCACAGTCATTAATACGACAATAGCGGCTAAAAACATTACGATGAGTGTACCTTTTGTGGCGGGAAGCCAATTGAAGGATGAGTATAGTGGAGCAGTCTACAACGTAACGAACAATCAAAAAGTAAGCTTTAGTCTTCCAGGTATGAATGAAGGTGGAACCGTCATTCTTGCAGTTACTCCACCCGTTGATGAGGGGAATGGTAACGGAAATGGAACGGGTGGCAGTAGTGTCACTGACAGCGGTAACAGCAATCATGCTATCCAAAAGATCGTTAATGAAGAATCTCTGAAAAGTGGTAGGGAGATCATATCCATTAACCTCGGAGAAAAGGAGAATGGTGTTCTGCTTCCGTTGAGAACAGCGGAGCTTGTGGGATCGAAGTCGATTGAAATCAATAAAGGCGATTTCACGATTGTGTTTCCTTCTTCGTTACTGAAAGCTATTCAGCAATCGATTCCGGCTGGGCAGACTGAAGGCGCGCTCATCTCCTTTAAGATGGATGAAGTGCAACAATCTATAGCAGAATCTCTTCTTGGGAAATCAGATAGCTCGACAACGAAGTTGAAGTTGGCGAGTAAGATGTTCAATTTCAGTCTGTCAGTACAAACGAAGGATGGAAAAGAAGTGAAGATAGACCGTTTCCTAACACCTATTACTTTAGTCTTCAACGTTGACCCTGCGGCGGATAAAATGCTTCTTGGTGTGTATTTTGTTGGGGACGATGGGAAATTGGAATACGTTGATGGTTACTGGGACAACGGCAAGCTTAAAGCGGACGTTTATCGTTTCAGCAAGTATGCAGTATTAGAATACAACAAATCATTTACTGATTTGGAAGGTCACTGGGCGCAAGCTGCTGTGAAGGAGCTCGCGGCCAAACATGTGGTAGAAGGCACGACCGATAGTACATTTAGTCCCGAGCAACGGTTGACCCGTGCTCAGTTCGCAACGATGCTCGTTCGCGCTTTGAACCTAAAGGATGCAAGTACTGGTACTGTATCCTTTAAAGACGTCGATCGTAGCGCTTGGTATGCTTCCGCAGTTTCCGCTGCCCACCATAACGGCTTGGTGAATGGCAAGAATAAGTTCACATTTGCACCTCAAGAAACCATCACACGCGAAGAAATGGCTGCGATGATCGTACGTGCCTATAAGTTAAGAAACGCAGCATCAGCGGTACCGATGGGTTCGAGACCTGTGTTCATCGACGAACAGCAGATTAGCTCATGGGCTGTTGAAGAAATTCAAGCAGTCAGATCACTTGGATTGATGAATGGACAAAGCAAGAATAGATTCGTTCCTAAAGCGGACGCGAACCGTGCGGAAAGTGCGCAAGCCATAGTGAACTTATGCAACAAAATGTAG
- a CDS encoding NifU N-terminal domain-containing protein, with amino-acid sequence MAIEIHVQETPNPNSIKINTNQTIFEGTGSTSLKSGDSTDHPLASALLSIEGIDNIFGIRDFVTVSKDPDAQWDDILPKVEEAFKVVYG; translated from the coding sequence ATGGCAATAGAAATTCATGTTCAGGAAACACCGAATCCGAATTCAATCAAGATCAATACAAATCAGACCATATTTGAAGGTACTGGGAGTACATCATTGAAAAGTGGCGATTCAACAGATCATCCCTTGGCGAGTGCTCTACTCAGTATAGAAGGTATTGACAATATATTTGGGATTAGAGATTTCGTAACGGTGAGCAAGGATCCGGATGCACAGTGGGACGATATTCTACCCAAAGTAGAAGAGGCTTTTAAAGTAGTGTATGGCTGA